In Aerococcus loyolae, a genomic segment contains:
- a CDS encoding LemA family protein has product MIIAIVFVVILVLIVVWGIGAYNRMIQSKEMIDNSMGQIAAQVESRWDALTNLIQATKNYQSHEADTLINVVKNRQKINPDATVEEVEHDQDLFQKAMRSIDVVVEQYPELKAASVYQTTMDSVNNYENNVRQARMIFNDTVTKYNRIIKTFPNSLVAGMTGFYPEEYFRGSEEKQEMPQW; this is encoded by the coding sequence ATGATTATCGCAATTGTATTTGTTGTTATTCTCGTTCTAATCGTCGTTTGGGGGATCGGTGCTTATAACCGCATGATCCAATCCAAGGAAATGATTGATAATTCCATGGGGCAAATTGCTGCTCAAGTTGAATCACGTTGGGACGCTTTGACGAATTTGATCCAAGCTACCAAGAACTACCAAAGCCATGAAGCGGATACCTTGATTAATGTGGTGAAAAACCGGCAAAAAATTAATCCCGATGCCACGGTTGAAGAAGTGGAACATGACCAAGACCTCTTCCAAAAGGCCATGCGGTCAATTGACGTCGTGGTCGAACAATATCCTGAATTGAAGGCTGCTTCTGTTTACCAAACCACTATGGATAGTGTGAATAACTATGAAAACAATGTCCGCCAAGCCCGGATGATTTTTAATGACACGGTCACTAAGTATAACCGCATCATTAAAACCTTCCCCAATTCCCTAGTTGCGGGGATGACCGGCTTCTATCCTGAAGAATACTTCCGTGGCAGTGAGGAAAAACAGGAGATGCCTCAATGGTAG
- the tsaA gene encoding tRNA (N6-threonylcarbamoyladenosine(37)-N6)-methyltransferase TrmO has translation MEIHPIAHIHTPFKEKFGIPRQGVKAEHSYGEIIFEKEYRQLEAFKGIEDFTYLWLIWGFSQVKESATFKATVRPPRLGGNQRVGVFASRSPFRPNRIALSAVKLEGLESDSPEGPKLIVSGIDMVDGTPIYDIKPYSSESDALNDGQSGFIDQVAFNTLQVHWPEDLADQVSQAEREGITEVLAADPRPAYQRQEDREYGMLYGGYNIRFQVKDQICYLLSLDPIRN, from the coding sequence ATGGAAATTCATCCCATAGCCCATATCCATACTCCCTTTAAGGAAAAGTTTGGCATTCCACGCCAAGGGGTTAAGGCCGAACATTCCTATGGGGAAATTATCTTTGAAAAAGAATATCGCCAGTTGGAAGCCTTTAAAGGGATTGAAGATTTTACCTATCTCTGGTTAATCTGGGGATTTTCTCAAGTCAAGGAGAGTGCTACTTTTAAAGCGACCGTCCGCCCGCCACGTTTAGGAGGCAATCAGCGAGTGGGGGTTTTTGCCTCACGCTCGCCATTTCGTCCTAATCGTATAGCTTTGTCGGCCGTGAAATTGGAAGGCTTAGAAAGTGATAGTCCTGAGGGCCCCAAGTTAATTGTGTCGGGGATCGACATGGTGGACGGGACACCAATTTATGATATTAAACCCTATTCTAGTGAATCAGATGCGCTAAATGACGGGCAATCTGGTTTTATTGACCAGGTGGCCTTTAATACCCTACAAGTCCACTGGCCTGAAGACTTGGCGGACCAAGTTTCTCAAGCGGAAAGAGAGGGGATTACTGAGGTTTTAGCTGCTGATCCCCGGCCTGCTTACCAAAGGCAGGAAGACCGCGAATATGGGATGCTTTATGGGGGCTATAATATCCGCTTTCAAGTGAAAGACCAGATTTGCTATCTTTTGTCTCTTGATCCAATTAGGAACTAG
- a CDS encoding alpha/beta fold hydrolase has product MKQNFKSFLKASIGLLGLSSFAIFLQRKKHARQSRIRSPYGIQENVIIQAGGIQQALQLRGNQRTNPVVLWIHGGPGMANPFLTYAYQPALEADYTFAYWSQRGAGRTYYLNQGQVSGMTLAQVIDDMDEVVDYLRARFKQEKIFIIGHSWGSQVSSLYIKTYPHKVRAYLGVSQIIDIIASQRSLLDQAESAAQTAGDKDGLLEIRSLKRASDDQLNHRLIPAQDYLTIEQVAGKYLPGNPLTDALKGTWLALTAPDFSWLDLRWYGLFLFQLSHYIAIQAPLMIVSNQFKLAQGDSYQVPVYFISGGRDWTAPFSQVFNYYQSLTAPDKDFYLLKDCGHSPYLDDPDRFAERVRACFNKY; this is encoded by the coding sequence ATGAAACAGAATTTTAAAAGCTTCCTCAAGGCCAGTATTGGGCTTTTGGGACTGAGTAGTTTTGCTATTTTCTTGCAGAGGAAGAAGCATGCCCGTCAAAGCCGAATAAGATCTCCCTATGGAATCCAAGAAAATGTCATCATTCAAGCGGGTGGCATCCAACAGGCCTTGCAATTAAGAGGTAATCAAAGGACTAATCCAGTGGTTTTATGGATCCACGGAGGTCCAGGGATGGCTAATCCCTTCTTGACCTATGCCTATCAACCTGCCCTTGAAGCGGATTATACCTTTGCTTATTGGAGTCAGCGGGGAGCGGGACGGACTTATTACTTAAACCAAGGGCAAGTCTCAGGGATGACCCTGGCCCAAGTCATCGATGATATGGATGAGGTCGTGGATTATTTAAGGGCGCGTTTTAAGCAAGAAAAAATCTTTATTATCGGCCACTCTTGGGGAAGTCAAGTCAGTAGCCTCTATATTAAGACTTATCCCCATAAGGTTAGGGCCTATCTGGGAGTGAGTCAGATTATTGATATCATTGCTTCTCAGAGAAGCCTGCTCGACCAGGCGGAAAGTGCTGCTCAAACAGCAGGGGATAAGGATGGTCTACTGGAAATTCGCTCTTTAAAACGGGCCAGTGATGACCAGCTCAACCACCGTCTGATTCCCGCTCAAGACTACTTAACCATTGAACAGGTAGCGGGAAAATATTTACCAGGTAACCCTCTGACAGACGCCTTAAAAGGGACATGGCTTGCCTTGACTGCTCCTGATTTTTCTTGGCTGGATTTAAGGTGGTATGGTCTCTTTCTCTTTCAATTGTCGCATTATATTGCCATCCAAGCTCCCTTGATGATTGTTTCCAATCAATTTAAATTGGCCCAGGGGGATTCCTACCAAGTACCGGTTTATTTTATCTCTGGGGGAAGAGACTGGACCGCTCCTTTTAGTCAGGTCTTTAACTATTACCAGTCCCTAACCGCTCCGGATAAGGACTTTTACTTGCTGAAAGATTGCGGTCATAGCCCTTATCTTGATGATCCTGACCGCTTTGCTGAACGAGTCAGGGCCTGTTTTAATAAGTATTAA